One genomic region from Camelus bactrianus isolate YW-2024 breed Bactrian camel chromosome 3, ASM4877302v1, whole genome shotgun sequence encodes:
- the NREP gene encoding neuronal regeneration-related protein isoform X2 has translation MILKMVYYPELSVWVSQEPFPNKEMEGRLPKGRLPVPKEVNRKKNGETEAASLTPLGGNELQSPGISYLHSF, from the exons gttTATTACCCAGAGCTTTCTGTCTGGGTCAGTCAAGAACCATTTCCAAACAAGGAAATGGAGGGAAGACTTCCTAAG ggaagacttcctgtcCCAAAGGAAGTGAACCGCAAGAAGAATGGAGAGACCGAGGCTGCCTCCCTGACTCCACTTGGTGGCAATGAACTCCAGTCCCCAGGAATCAGTTACCTCCACTCTTTTTAA
- the NREP gene encoding neuronal regeneration-related protein isoform X1: MILKMGMSRVTVPNRQMVEFSWKELSRGEEDQARVYYPELSVWVSQEPFPNKEMEGRLPKGRLPVPKEVNRKKNGETEAASLTPLGGNELQSPGISYLHSF, translated from the exons GGAATGTCAAGGGTGACTGTCCCAAACAGGCAGATGGTGGAATTCTCCTGGAAAGAgctgagcagaggagaggaagacCAAGCAAGA gttTATTACCCAGAGCTTTCTGTCTGGGTCAGTCAAGAACCATTTCCAAACAAGGAAATGGAGGGAAGACTTCCTAAG ggaagacttcctgtcCCAAAGGAAGTGAACCGCAAGAAGAATGGAGAGACCGAGGCTGCCTCCCTGACTCCACTTGGTGGCAATGAACTCCAGTCCCCAGGAATCAGTTACCTCCACTCTTTTTAA